The Burkholderia cepacia genome includes a region encoding these proteins:
- a CDS encoding AMP-binding protein, translating into MPTHPLVFHSSPDQTIAWRDGAHVTVRTFVADVARVAAALPAGAHVFNVCRDRYRFAVSLCAALVAGKVSLLPSTHTPEMVRQLASFAPDAFCLHDAPDCTIDLPRFAYPDAAPADGVVDPGDAPFAVPQIDAARIMAYVFTSGSTGAPVPHRKTWGFLVGCVRAAAGRLGLLDGRAATLIGTVPAQHMYGFESTVLLALIGGLAFSNRQPFYPVDIRDELDAIPQPRVLVTSPIHLRALLAAGHALPPAALVLSATAPLSEKLACEAEAALDAPLVEIYGSTETGQIATRRTSQGAAWQLFPGIRIDARESADDDGEPTMWVSGAHVDAPVPMGDALELLGDGRFLLHGRKADLVNIAGKRTSLAYLNHQLNAIPQVVDGVFFMPDDATRAGRTAGVEPVTRLVALVVAPTLAAAGLQRALRERIDPAFMPRPLVFVDALPRNETGKLPRDVLAALVARHTREAVSSTPGRDAGAANALAFTIPADHPALPGHFPGHPVVPGVVLLDRAIHALGTALNRPLHTWRLGSAKFLSPVAPGEPLDLAYDAATSGAIRFTLRAGTRDVASGVLSAPPAAREATPA; encoded by the coding sequence ATGCCGACTCACCCGCTGGTTTTCCATTCGTCGCCCGACCAGACGATCGCCTGGCGCGACGGCGCGCACGTCACCGTGCGCACGTTCGTCGCCGACGTCGCGCGCGTGGCCGCCGCGCTGCCCGCCGGCGCGCACGTGTTCAACGTGTGCCGCGACCGCTACCGCTTCGCGGTCAGCCTGTGCGCCGCGCTCGTGGCCGGCAAGGTCAGCCTGCTGCCGTCGACGCATACGCCGGAAATGGTCCGCCAGCTCGCGTCGTTCGCGCCCGATGCGTTCTGCCTGCACGACGCGCCCGACTGCACGATCGACCTGCCGCGCTTCGCGTACCCCGATGCCGCGCCGGCGGACGGTGTGGTCGACCCGGGCGATGCGCCGTTCGCCGTGCCGCAGATCGACGCGGCGCGGATCATGGCCTACGTGTTCACGTCCGGCTCGACCGGCGCGCCGGTGCCGCACCGCAAGACCTGGGGCTTCCTGGTCGGCTGCGTACGCGCGGCGGCCGGCCGCCTCGGGCTGCTCGACGGCCGCGCGGCCACGCTGATCGGCACGGTGCCCGCGCAGCACATGTACGGCTTCGAGTCGACGGTGCTGCTCGCGCTGATCGGCGGCCTCGCGTTCAGCAACCGCCAGCCGTTCTACCCGGTCGACATTCGCGACGAACTCGACGCGATCCCGCAGCCGCGCGTGCTCGTCACGTCGCCGATCCACCTGCGTGCGCTGCTGGCGGCCGGCCACGCGCTGCCGCCGGCGGCGCTCGTGCTGTCGGCCACCGCGCCGCTGTCGGAAAAGCTCGCGTGCGAAGCCGAGGCCGCGCTCGACGCGCCGCTCGTCGAGATCTACGGCAGCACCGAGACCGGCCAGATCGCCACCCGCCGCACGTCGCAGGGCGCGGCATGGCAACTGTTTCCGGGCATTCGCATCGATGCGCGCGAAAGCGCGGACGACGACGGCGAGCCGACCATGTGGGTTTCCGGCGCGCATGTCGACGCACCCGTGCCGATGGGCGATGCACTCGAACTGCTCGGCGACGGCCGGTTCCTGCTGCACGGCCGCAAGGCCGACCTCGTCAACATCGCCGGCAAGCGCACGTCGCTCGCGTACCTGAACCATCAGCTCAACGCGATTCCGCAGGTGGTCGACGGCGTATTCTTCATGCCCGACGATGCGACCCGCGCCGGCCGCACTGCGGGCGTCGAACCCGTCACGCGCCTCGTCGCGCTCGTCGTCGCGCCGACGCTCGCGGCAGCCGGCCTGCAGCGCGCGCTGCGCGAGCGGATCGATCCCGCGTTCATGCCGCGCCCGCTCGTGTTCGTCGACGCGCTGCCGCGCAACGAAACGGGCAAGCTGCCGCGCGACGTGCTCGCGGCGCTGGTCGCCCGGCATACGCGCGAGGCCGTGTCGTCCACGCCCGGCCGCGACGCCGGCGCGGCGAACGCGCTCGCCTTCACGATCCCCGCCGATCACCCGGCACTGCCCGGCCACTTCCCCGGCCATCCGGTCGTGCCGGGCGTCGTGCTGCTCGATCGCGCGATCCATGCGCTCGGCACCGCGCTGAATCGCCCGCTGCACACGTGGCGGCTCGGGTCCGCGAAATTCCTGAGCCCGGTTGCGCCCGGCGAGCCGCTCGATCTCGCGTACGACGCCGCGACGAGCGGTGCGATCCGCTTCACGCTGCGCGCCGGGACGCGCGACGTCGCGAGCGGCGTGCTGTCCGCGCCGCCGGCCGCGCGGGAGGCGACGCCCGCATGA
- a CDS encoding outer membrane lipoprotein carrier protein LolA produces the protein MTAFRRFPFTVAAAALAAAVALTAPARAADAGAPWSLDRLMSTLAQHKSGRATFTETKYLSIATQPVESSGELVFVAPDHLEKHTLSPKPEHLVVDGDMLTVERNNRRYTLALARYPELGAFIDSIRATLAGNRFALEQVYKVALAGRGDDWTLTLTPLDSRMLQVVSTITLDGTRDLLRSVAIRQADGDRSVMRLQPVPANPNPN, from the coding sequence ATGACCGCCTTCCGCCGTTTCCCGTTCACCGTCGCCGCAGCCGCGCTCGCCGCCGCCGTCGCGCTGACCGCGCCCGCGCGCGCGGCGGACGCCGGCGCGCCGTGGAGCCTCGACCGGCTGATGTCGACGCTCGCACAGCACAAGTCGGGGCGTGCGACGTTCACCGAGACGAAGTACCTGTCGATCGCGACGCAGCCGGTCGAATCGTCCGGCGAACTCGTGTTCGTCGCGCCCGATCATCTCGAGAAGCACACGCTGAGCCCGAAGCCCGAACACCTCGTCGTCGACGGCGACATGCTCACCGTCGAACGCAACAACCGCAGGTACACGCTCGCGCTCGCGCGCTATCCGGAACTCGGCGCGTTCATCGACAGCATCCGCGCGACGCTCGCCGGCAACCGCTTCGCGCTCGAACAGGTCTACAAGGTCGCGCTCGCCGGGCGCGGCGACGACTGGACGCTGACGCTCACGCCGCTCGACTCGCGGATGCTGCAGGTCGTCAGCACGATCACGCTCGACGGCACGCGCGACCTGTTGCGCAGCGTCGCGATCCGGCAGGCCGACGGCGACCGTTCGGTGATGCGCCTGCAACCCGTTCCGGCGAACCCGAACCCGAACTGA
- a CDS encoding polysaccharide deacetylase family protein, whose translation MNAPTSTPSSAPRPGDVRRWRPTPLIAGTAALHAGAAAAVVAQPAVWPWAVGGVVASHLALTAAGLWPRSALLGPNWTHLPPGAGRRIALTIDDGPDPDVTPRVLDLLDRYDARATFFCIGDLACRHPRWIEAIVARGHAIENHSQRHRHTFSLSGPAALRREIAAAQRTLTDIAGTRPLFFRAPAGLRNPFLEPVLCELGLQLASWTRRGFDTRESDAATVTRRLLHGLAPRDILLVHDGHAARDARGEPVVLDVLHAVLRAAADAQLQWVTLRAALAPEPPAAAGPTAPV comes from the coding sequence ATGAACGCGCCGACATCCACGCCGTCATCCGCACCGCGTCCCGGCGATGTGCGCCGCTGGCGGCCCACGCCGCTGATCGCGGGCACCGCCGCGCTGCACGCGGGCGCGGCAGCCGCCGTCGTCGCGCAGCCGGCCGTGTGGCCGTGGGCGGTCGGCGGCGTGGTCGCGTCGCATCTCGCGCTGACCGCCGCCGGCCTGTGGCCGCGCAGCGCACTGCTCGGGCCGAACTGGACGCACCTGCCGCCCGGCGCCGGCCGCCGCATCGCATTGACGATCGACGACGGCCCGGATCCCGACGTCACGCCGCGCGTGCTCGACCTGCTCGACCGTTACGACGCGCGCGCGACGTTCTTCTGCATCGGCGATCTCGCGTGCCGCCATCCGCGCTGGATCGAGGCGATCGTCGCGCGCGGTCACGCGATCGAGAACCACAGCCAGCGGCACCGGCATACGTTCTCGCTGTCGGGGCCCGCCGCGCTGCGGCGCGAGATCGCGGCCGCGCAACGGACGCTGACCGACATCGCCGGCACGCGCCCGCTGTTCTTCCGCGCGCCGGCGGGCCTGCGCAATCCGTTTCTCGAACCGGTGCTGTGCGAGCTCGGCCTGCAGCTGGCGAGCTGGACGCGGCGCGGCTTCGACACGCGCGAGAGCGATGCCGCGACCGTCACGCGCCGCCTGCTGCACGGTCTCGCGCCGCGCGACATCCTGCTCGTGCACGACGGCCACGCGGCACGCGACGCGCGCGGCGAGCCGGTCGTGCTCGACGTGCTGCACGCGGTGCTGCGCGCGGCCGCCGACGCGCAGCTGCAGTGGGTCACGCTGCGCGCCGCGCTCGCGCCCGAACCGCCGGCGGCGGCCGGCCCGACGGCGCCCGTTTGA
- the fabG gene encoding 3-oxoacyl-ACP reductase FabG, translated as MRALVTGGSGALGQAICTALAQAGHEVWVHANRHLAQAEAVAQQIVAAGGAARAIAFDVTDADATLAALAPLADDVPVQILVNNAGIHDDAPMAGMSRRQWHGVIDVTLNGFFNVTQPLLLPMIRTRRGRIVNIASVAGVTGNRGQVNYAAAKAGLIGATKSLSLELASRGITVNAVAPGIIESPMAEQAFPAERIRQLVPAQRAGRPDEVAAMVAYLVSDAAAYVTGQVLSVNGGLA; from the coding sequence ATGCGGGCGCTCGTGACGGGCGGCAGCGGCGCACTCGGGCAGGCGATCTGCACGGCGCTCGCGCAGGCCGGCCATGAAGTGTGGGTGCATGCGAACCGCCATCTCGCGCAGGCGGAGGCGGTCGCGCAGCAGATCGTCGCGGCCGGCGGCGCCGCGCGCGCGATCGCGTTCGACGTGACCGACGCCGATGCGACGCTCGCCGCGCTGGCGCCGCTTGCCGACGACGTGCCGGTGCAGATCCTCGTCAACAACGCGGGGATTCACGACGATGCGCCGATGGCCGGCATGTCGCGCCGGCAGTGGCACGGCGTGATCGACGTGACGCTCAACGGCTTCTTCAACGTTACGCAGCCGCTGTTGCTGCCGATGATCCGCACGCGGCGCGGACGGATCGTCAACATCGCGTCGGTGGCCGGCGTGACCGGCAATCGCGGGCAGGTCAACTACGCGGCCGCGAAGGCGGGGCTGATCGGCGCGACGAAGTCGCTGTCGCTGGAGCTCGCGTCGCGCGGCATCACCGTGAACGCGGTCGCGCCCGGCATCATCGAATCGCCGATGGCCGAACAGGCGTTTCCCGCCGAACGCATCAGGCAGCTCGTGCCCGCGCAGCGCGCGGGCCGGCCCGACGAAGTCGCGGCGATGGTCGCGTACCTGGTGTCCGACGCCGCGGCCTACGTGACGGGGCAGGTGCTGTCCGTCAACGGCGGGCTCGCATGA
- a CDS encoding acyl-CoA synthetase: MKRTAWARRRERSNTPLLRAMTWISLRFGRQRARAVLHLVAAWFVLFSPVACAASRDYLRRVLGRPARWRDVYRHVFTFAATIHDRVYLMNGRFDLFDIRLHGEAHVRAALAGGRGAFLMGAHLGSFEVVRAIGRTHPDLRVVVTMYEKNARKINATLAAVNPAAQPEVIPLGQVDSMLKVRERLDANCMVGMLADRTLLDDAAASLRRLPLLGTPAAFPLGPLYMAAMLRRPVIFMTGLYRDGNRYDVHFETLADFTDVRRDARAAAVDAALVRYVALLDRYCRAAPYNWFNYFDFWQDGNAPAARRDDAPVHAAGLSAPRDSDA, encoded by the coding sequence ATGAAGCGCACCGCATGGGCCCGGCGCCGGGAGCGCAGCAACACGCCGCTGCTGCGCGCGATGACGTGGATCTCGCTGCGCTTCGGCCGGCAGCGAGCGCGCGCCGTGCTGCATCTCGTCGCGGCCTGGTTCGTGCTGTTTTCGCCGGTCGCGTGCGCGGCGTCGCGCGATTACCTGCGCCGCGTGCTCGGCCGCCCCGCGCGCTGGCGCGACGTGTACCGGCACGTGTTCACGTTCGCGGCGACGATCCACGACCGCGTCTACCTGATGAACGGGCGCTTCGACCTGTTCGACATCCGTCTGCACGGCGAGGCGCACGTGCGCGCCGCGCTCGCGGGCGGACGCGGCGCGTTCCTGATGGGCGCGCATCTCGGCAGCTTCGAGGTCGTGCGCGCGATCGGCCGCACGCACCCGGACCTGCGCGTCGTCGTGACGATGTACGAGAAGAACGCGCGCAAGATCAATGCGACGCTCGCCGCGGTGAATCCCGCCGCGCAGCCGGAAGTGATTCCGCTCGGGCAAGTCGACTCGATGCTGAAGGTGCGCGAGCGCCTCGACGCGAACTGCATGGTCGGCATGCTCGCCGACCGCACGCTGCTCGACGATGCAGCCGCGTCGCTGCGGCGGCTGCCGCTGCTCGGCACGCCGGCCGCCTTCCCGCTCGGGCCGCTCTACATGGCCGCGATGCTGCGGCGCCCGGTGATCTTCATGACGGGCCTCTATCGCGACGGCAACCGCTACGATGTGCACTTCGAGACGCTCGCCGATTTCACCGACGTGCGGCGCGACGCGCGCGCGGCGGCCGTCGACGCGGCACTCGTGCGCTACGTCGCGCTGCTCGACAGGTACTGTCGCGCGGCACCGTACAACTGGTTCAACTATTTCGACTTCTGGCAGGACGGCAACGCCCCCGCCGCGCGTCGCGACGACGCGCCGGTGCACGCCGCCGGCCTGTCCGCCCCGAGGGATTCCGACGCATGA
- a CDS encoding beta-ketoacyl-[acyl-carrier-protein] synthase family protein, with product MKPLLLSHFTATSCIGRGLDATLDALRHARGGLTPCDFERADLDTWIGAVDGVDAQPVRADLADFACRNNRLAQLGLTQDGFDARVAAAVSRYGAERVGVFVGTSTAGILETEHAYQRRDPASGALPADFRYAHTHNPYSPAAFVRAFFALRGPAMAISSACSSGAKVFGSARRMIEAGLIDAAVVGGVDSLCLTTLYGFNSLELLSRRPCRPFDVARDGISIGEAAAFALVERVPDPPAPLDADAILLLGIGESSDAHHMSSPHPDGLGARVAIEQALASAGLGANDIDYVNLHGTATPSNDAAESRAVGALFAGTPCSSTKGATGHTLGAAGALEAVVAALALREQFVPAGVNTAQPDPALVADYVLASRDTRVRAVLSNSFGFGGTNCSLILGRADHARR from the coding sequence GTGAAACCTCTCCTGCTCTCGCACTTCACCGCCACCAGCTGCATCGGCCGCGGCCTCGACGCGACCCTCGATGCGCTGCGCCACGCGCGCGGCGGGCTCACGCCCTGCGACTTCGAGCGTGCGGATCTCGACACGTGGATCGGCGCGGTGGACGGCGTCGACGCGCAGCCCGTGCGCGCCGACCTCGCCGACTTCGCGTGCCGCAACAACCGCCTCGCGCAGCTCGGCCTCACGCAGGACGGCTTCGACGCACGCGTCGCGGCGGCCGTGTCGCGCTACGGCGCCGAACGTGTCGGCGTGTTCGTCGGCACGAGCACGGCCGGCATCCTCGAGACCGAGCACGCATACCAGCGCCGCGATCCGGCGAGCGGCGCACTGCCCGCCGACTTCCGCTACGCCCACACGCACAACCCGTATTCGCCGGCCGCGTTCGTGCGCGCGTTTTTCGCGCTGCGCGGGCCGGCGATGGCGATCTCGTCCGCATGCTCGTCCGGCGCGAAAGTGTTCGGCTCCGCGCGCCGCATGATCGAGGCGGGATTGATCGATGCGGCCGTCGTCGGCGGCGTCGATTCGCTGTGCCTGACGACGCTGTACGGCTTCAATTCGCTCGAACTGCTGTCGCGCCGGCCGTGCCGTCCGTTCGACGTCGCGCGCGACGGCATCTCGATCGGCGAGGCCGCCGCGTTCGCGCTCGTCGAACGCGTGCCCGACCCGCCCGCCCCGCTCGACGCCGATGCGATCCTGCTGCTCGGCATCGGCGAATCGAGCGACGCGCATCACATGTCGTCGCCGCATCCGGACGGGCTCGGCGCGCGCGTCGCCATCGAGCAGGCGCTTGCATCCGCCGGCCTCGGCGCGAACGACATCGACTACGTGAACCTGCACGGCACCGCGACGCCGAGCAACGACGCGGCCGAGAGCCGCGCGGTCGGCGCGCTGTTCGCCGGCACGCCGTGCAGCTCGACGAAGGGCGCGACCGGCCATACGCTCGGCGCGGCGGGCGCGCTCGAGGCGGTCGTCGCCGCGCTCGCGCTGCGCGAGCAGTTCGTGCCGGCCGGCGTCAACACCGCGCAACCCGACCCGGCACTCGTTGCCGACTACGTGCTCGCGAGCCGCGATACGCGTGTGCGCGCCGTCCTCTCCAATTCGTTCGGCTTCGGCGGCACGAATTGCAGCCTGATCCTCGGCCGCGCCGACCACGCACGCCGTTGA
- a CDS encoding phosphopantetheine-binding protein, producing the protein MNALEQELASLIIGELNLEDVTLDTVTADTPLYGEGFGLDSIDILEIALLISKKYGFELRSDNPDNQKIFATLGALAAYVAAHRTK; encoded by the coding sequence ATGAACGCACTGGAACAAGAGCTCGCCTCGCTGATCATCGGCGAACTGAATCTCGAAGACGTCACGCTCGACACAGTGACGGCCGACACCCCGCTGTACGGCGAGGGTTTCGGGCTCGACTCCATCGACATCCTGGAAATCGCGCTGCTGATCTCGAAGAAATACGGCTTCGAGCTGCGTTCGGACAATCCGGACAACCAGAAGATCTTCGCGACGCTCGGTGCACTGGCTGCGTACGTCGCCGCGCACCGCACGAAGTGA
- a CDS encoding MMPL family transporter has protein sequence MDERTRPASSAIARRLHALRQRAVLVWLLALVACGIAIGRAHFTADLSAFLPDSPSAGQRVLVDQLRDGIVSRLILVAIDGGDAATRAALSRRMAAILRTDPQFAAVHNGEAANDARDRQFIFDHRYLLSPAVTPQHFSTAGLHQALGDSLDLLSSSAGLVAKAMLPRDPTGEVATLVDQLDGAAEPASRDGVWASRDGTRAVLVVQTAAAGSDTDAQARAIDAVRRAFAAAKQASEQASKQAVPNAAAATLAMTGPGVFSVDTRDTIRHDVERLSTASVVLIVALLLTLYRSPRTLALGLLPVLTGVAAGIAAVSVAFGTVHGLTLGFGTTLIGEAVDYSIYLFVQSAQAGTRGAARPADATRAWIAAYWPTIRLGVLTSVCGFASMLFSGFPGLVQLGLYSIVGLTAAALVTRFVLPHLRGEHVAIRDVSRIGAVLARAADAAPRLRWPLAALVIAAGVTLVLHRDGLWSRELAALSPVPAQAQALDARLRADVGAPDVRYLVVIAAPTEQAALERAERVAAQLQPLVDRGALAGFESPARYLPSDAAQRARLASLPDADVLAARMREAVANQPIAVRPDLFAPFIADVEAARHAPLLTRADLHGTSMSLAVDALLTERDGRWSAMLPLRAPDTARTAQPASSLDAAPIRAAVARAGVPDALFVDMKAEADRLYVSYVHEDIRLSLAGLAAIAVLLLIALRSPRRVVRALAPLVAAVLVVTAGFALAGVPLTILHLVGMLLIVAVGSNYALFFCRRDDAQPVTPHTLVSLLIANLATVAGFGLLALSRVPLLETFGLTIGPGAMLALAFAAILAPPAAAPLQGGRT, from the coding sequence ATGGACGAACGCACCCGGCCCGCGTCTTCGGCGATCGCCCGCCGCCTGCACGCGCTGCGGCAGCGCGCGGTGCTCGTGTGGCTGCTCGCGCTCGTCGCGTGCGGCATCGCGATCGGGCGCGCGCACTTCACGGCCGACCTGTCCGCGTTCCTGCCGGATTCGCCGAGCGCCGGGCAGCGCGTGCTCGTCGACCAGTTGCGCGACGGCATCGTGTCGCGGCTGATCCTCGTCGCGATCGACGGCGGCGATGCGGCCACGCGCGCCGCCCTGTCGCGGCGCATGGCGGCCATACTGCGCACCGATCCGCAGTTCGCGGCCGTGCACAACGGCGAAGCCGCGAACGACGCGCGCGACCGGCAGTTCATCTTCGATCACCGCTACCTGCTGAGTCCTGCCGTCACGCCACAGCACTTCAGCACCGCCGGCCTGCACCAGGCGCTCGGCGACAGCCTCGACCTGCTGAGCTCGTCGGCCGGCCTCGTGGCCAAGGCGATGCTGCCGCGCGACCCGACCGGCGAAGTCGCCACGCTCGTCGACCAGCTCGACGGCGCGGCGGAACCGGCGAGCCGCGACGGCGTGTGGGCGTCGCGCGACGGCACCCGCGCGGTGCTCGTCGTGCAGACGGCCGCCGCCGGTTCCGACACCGATGCCCAGGCCCGCGCGATCGACGCGGTGCGCCGCGCGTTCGCCGCCGCGAAGCAAGCCTCGGAGCAGGCCTCAAAGCAGGCCGTGCCGAACGCCGCCGCCGCCACGCTCGCGATGACGGGCCCCGGCGTGTTCTCGGTCGACACGCGCGACACGATCCGGCACGACGTCGAACGGCTGTCGACGGCGAGCGTCGTGCTGATCGTCGCGTTGCTGCTGACGCTGTACCGTTCGCCGCGCACGCTCGCGCTCGGCTTGCTGCCGGTGCTGACCGGCGTCGCGGCGGGAATCGCGGCGGTCAGCGTCGCGTTCGGCACGGTCCACGGGCTGACGCTCGGTTTCGGTACGACGCTGATCGGCGAAGCCGTCGACTATTCGATCTACCTGTTCGTGCAATCGGCGCAGGCCGGCACGCGCGGCGCGGCGCGCCCGGCCGACGCGACGCGCGCCTGGATCGCCGCGTACTGGCCGACGATCCGGCTCGGCGTGCTGACGTCCGTGTGCGGTTTCGCGTCGATGCTGTTCTCCGGGTTCCCGGGCCTCGTGCAGCTCGGGCTGTATTCGATCGTCGGGCTGACGGCCGCCGCGCTCGTCACGCGCTTCGTGCTGCCCCACCTGCGCGGCGAGCATGTCGCGATCCGCGACGTGTCGCGCATCGGCGCCGTGCTCGCGCGCGCGGCCGACGCCGCGCCGCGGCTGCGCTGGCCGCTCGCCGCGCTGGTGATCGCCGCGGGCGTGACGCTCGTGCTGCATCGCGACGGCCTGTGGAGCCGCGAACTCGCCGCGCTGAGCCCCGTGCCCGCGCAAGCGCAGGCGCTCGACGCACGGCTGCGCGCCGATGTCGGCGCGCCCGACGTGCGCTACCTCGTCGTGATTGCCGCGCCGACCGAACAGGCCGCGCTCGAACGCGCGGAACGGGTCGCCGCGCAGTTGCAGCCGCTCGTCGACCGGGGCGCGCTCGCGGGTTTCGAATCCCCCGCGCGCTACCTGCCGAGCGACGCCGCACAGCGCGCGCGCCTCGCGAGCCTGCCGGATGCCGATGTGCTCGCCGCGCGGATGCGCGAAGCCGTCGCGAACCAGCCGATCGCGGTCAGGCCCGACCTGTTCGCGCCGTTCATCGCCGACGTCGAAGCCGCGCGCCACGCGCCGCTGCTGACGCGCGCGGACCTGCACGGCACGTCGATGTCGCTTGCCGTCGATGCGCTGCTGACCGAACGCGACGGCCGCTGGAGCGCGATGCTGCCGCTGCGCGCGCCGGACACCGCCCGCACCGCGCAACCGGCATCGAGTCTCGATGCAGCGCCGATCCGCGCGGCCGTCGCACGCGCGGGCGTGCCCGATGCGCTGTTCGTCGACATGAAGGCCGAAGCCGATCGCCTGTACGTGAGCTACGTGCATGAGGACATCCGCCTGTCGCTCGCGGGTTTGGCCGCGATCGCCGTGCTGCTGCTGATCGCACTGCGCTCGCCGCGCCGCGTCGTGCGCGCACTCGCGCCGCTCGTCGCGGCCGTGCTGGTCGTGACGGCCGGCTTCGCGCTCGCCGGCGTGCCGCTGACGATCCTGCACCTCGTCGGGATGCTGCTGATCGTCGCGGTCGGCTCGAACTACGCGCTGTTCTTCTGCAGGCGCGACGACGCGCAGCCCGTCACGCCCCACACGCTCGTGTCGCTGCTGATCGCGAACCTCGCGACGGTCGCCGGCTTCGGGCTGCTGGCGCTGTCGCGCGTGCCGCTGCTCGAGACCTTCGGGCTGACCATCGGCCCGGGCGCGATGCTCGCGCTCGCGTTCGCGGCGATTCTCGCGCCGCCGGCCGCCGCACCGCTGCAGGGAGGACGCACATGA
- a CDS encoding glycosyltransferase family 2 protein, translating into MSSPRASSTHLVLIPSYNPGTKVDTTVRQARAQWNPVWVVVDGSTDGSAERLQAMAERDPGLRVIVLPENRGKGAAVLAGLDAAAASGFTHVLTMDSDGQHPADLIPAFMAASQAAPDAMVLGVPKFDASAPQLRVQGRRLSNAWADLETLWAGIGDSLYGFRVYPVAPLAAIMRRQPWMRGFDFDPEAAVRLCWAGVRPIRIDAPVRYFGRHEGGVSHFHYGRDNALLAWMHLRLFTGFVVRLPMLVARRLMRRLPPRRG; encoded by the coding sequence ATGTCCTCGCCGCGCGCTTCGTCCACCCATCTCGTCCTGATTCCGAGCTACAACCCGGGCACCAAGGTCGACACGACCGTGCGCCAAGCGCGAGCGCAGTGGAATCCGGTGTGGGTCGTCGTCGACGGCAGCACCGACGGCAGCGCCGAACGGCTGCAGGCGATGGCCGAACGCGATCCTGGCTTGCGCGTGATCGTGCTGCCGGAGAACCGCGGCAAGGGCGCCGCGGTGCTCGCCGGGCTCGACGCGGCAGCCGCGAGCGGCTTCACGCACGTATTGACGATGGATTCCGACGGCCAGCATCCGGCCGACCTGATTCCCGCGTTCATGGCCGCGTCGCAGGCCGCACCCGACGCGATGGTGCTGGGCGTGCCGAAGTTCGACGCGAGCGCGCCGCAGTTGCGCGTGCAGGGCCGCCGGCTGTCGAATGCGTGGGCCGACCTCGAGACGCTGTGGGCCGGCATCGGCGATTCACTGTACGGGTTTCGCGTGTATCCGGTCGCGCCGCTGGCCGCGATCATGCGCCGCCAGCCGTGGATGCGCGGCTTCGACTTCGATCCCGAGGCGGCCGTGCGGCTGTGCTGGGCCGGCGTGCGCCCGATCCGCATCGACGCGCCGGTGCGCTATTTCGGCCGGCACGAGGGCGGCGTCTCGCACTTCCACTACGGCCGCGACAACGCGCTGCTCGCGTGGATGCACCTGCGCCTGTTCACCGGCTTCGTGGTGCGGCTGCCGATGCTGGTCGCGCGCCGGCTCATGCGGCGTCTGCCTCCGCGCCGCGGTTGA
- a CDS encoding GYD domain-containing protein — protein MATYVVLANFTDQGIRTIKSTRQRAGQVAEMARTFGCNMKEVYWTLGAFDIVTIIEAPDEQSLTAFGFALGSAGNVRTQTLRAFDSTEVGEIIAKM, from the coding sequence ATGGCGACTTACGTGGTTCTCGCAAACTTCACCGATCAGGGCATCCGCACGATCAAGAGCACGCGGCAGCGCGCGGGGCAGGTCGCGGAAATGGCCCGCACGTTCGGCTGCAACATGAAGGAGGTGTACTGGACGCTCGGCGCATTCGACATCGTCACCATCATCGAAGCGCCGGACGAGCAGAGCCTCACCGCCTTCGGCTTCGCGCTCGGCTCGGCGGGCAACGTCCGCACGCAGACGCTGCGCGCATTCGACAGCACCGAGGTCGGTGAAATCATCGCGAAGATGTAG